In Euzebyales bacterium, a single genomic region encodes these proteins:
- the uvrA gene encoding excinuclease ABC subunit UvrA, whose protein sequence is MPSTAGGQLGDGPTDRHARGERDVLTVRGAREHNLADVDVELPRGALVVFTGLSGSGKSSLAFDTIYAEGQRRYVESLSAYARQFLGQMDKPDVDFIEGLSPAISIDQKSTSRNPRSTVGTITEVYDYLRLLYARIGRPHCPNCGAPIESQSAEQIIDQIELLDEGTRFQVLAPVVRGRKGEYEKLLADLSAQGFARARVDSEVVDLAAPPQLARYEQHTIEVIVDRLVSKGGIRRRLADSVETALRLADGIAAIETAPRADDDAEPETTVFSEHLACLSCGISFDRLAPRDFSFNTPYGACETCHGLGTRLEVDPELVVDPQRPLVDGAIRPWTTGSQSSYYEQLLRAVADHQGIDPTTPWHRLKAADRRVLLYGEDGGLKVTVSYTNRFGRKRRYRATYEGIVPQLLRRHSESDSDVVRQRIEEYMREVPCSACNGARLRPLVLSVTVGGRNIAEACAMSVEDASRFFDTLDLTPRERIIAERVLKEVRVRLRFLLDVGLDYLTLDRAAATLAGGEAQRIRLATQIGSGLVGCLYVLDEPSIGLHQRDNERLIETLLRLRDLGNTVIVVEHDRATIDAADHLVDIGPGAGEHGGHIVHSGSLAGLCDNERSITGDYLAGRRSIPVPKTRRTPSRGRSLVVRGATEHNLDGIDARFPLGLFVAVTGVSGSGKSTLVNDILKTQLMRHVYDARAVPGRHRRIDGLEHVDKVVGIDQTPIGRTPRSNPATYTKMFDHIRKLFAATTEAKVRGYQPGRFSFNVKGGRCEACAGDGTIKIDMQFLPDVYVPCEVCGGRRYSRETLEVRYRGRNIGEVLDMSAEEALGFFQSLPTIAHHLQTLVDVGLGYVRLGQPATTLSGGEAQRVKLAAELRKRATGQTVYILDEPTTGLHFEDVRRLLSVLHRLVDKGNTVIVIEHDLDVVKTADWIIDLGPEGGSGGGRVVAEGPPEDVARVGASYTGKFLRSLLG, encoded by the coding sequence ATGCCATCGACGGCCGGCGGGCAGCTGGGCGACGGACCCACGGACCGTCATGCCCGCGGCGAGCGGGACGTGTTGACGGTCCGCGGTGCCCGTGAGCACAACCTCGCCGACGTCGACGTCGAGCTGCCACGGGGCGCACTCGTCGTGTTCACCGGCCTGTCGGGCTCGGGCAAGTCGAGCCTGGCCTTCGACACGATCTACGCCGAGGGGCAACGCCGCTACGTCGAATCGCTGTCGGCGTACGCCCGGCAGTTCCTCGGCCAGATGGACAAGCCCGACGTCGACTTCATCGAGGGGCTGTCGCCGGCGATCTCGATCGATCAGAAGTCGACGAGCCGCAACCCGCGGTCGACGGTCGGGACGATCACCGAGGTCTACGACTACCTGCGCCTGCTGTATGCGAGGATCGGTCGCCCGCACTGCCCCAACTGCGGTGCACCGATCGAGTCACAGTCGGCGGAGCAGATCATCGATCAGATCGAGCTGCTCGACGAGGGCACCCGGTTCCAGGTGCTGGCGCCCGTCGTGCGCGGTCGCAAGGGAGAGTACGAGAAGCTGCTCGCCGACCTGTCGGCGCAGGGCTTCGCGCGCGCTCGCGTCGACAGTGAGGTCGTGGACCTGGCGGCACCGCCGCAGCTGGCGCGCTATGAGCAGCACACCATCGAGGTCATCGTCGACCGCCTGGTGTCCAAGGGCGGCATCCGCCGGCGGCTCGCGGACTCGGTCGAGACGGCATTGCGCCTCGCCGACGGCATCGCAGCGATCGAGACGGCGCCGCGGGCCGACGACGACGCCGAGCCCGAGACGACGGTGTTCTCCGAGCACCTGGCGTGCCTGTCGTGTGGCATAAGCTTCGACCGACTGGCGCCACGCGACTTCTCCTTCAACACGCCCTACGGCGCCTGCGAGACCTGCCACGGGCTGGGGACCCGCCTCGAGGTCGATCCCGAGCTGGTCGTCGACCCACAGCGCCCGCTGGTCGACGGCGCGATCCGCCCGTGGACCACGGGCAGCCAGTCGAGCTACTACGAGCAGCTGCTACGGGCGGTCGCCGACCACCAGGGCATCGACCCGACCACGCCGTGGCACCGGCTGAAAGCCGCCGACCGGCGGGTGCTGCTGTACGGCGAGGACGGCGGGCTGAAGGTCACCGTGTCGTACACGAACCGCTTCGGTCGCAAGCGTCGGTACCGGGCGACCTACGAGGGCATCGTGCCCCAGCTGCTGCGGCGGCACAGCGAGAGCGACTCCGACGTGGTGCGCCAGCGCATCGAGGAGTACATGCGTGAGGTGCCGTGCAGCGCCTGTAACGGTGCGCGGCTACGCCCGCTCGTGTTGTCGGTCACCGTCGGAGGGCGCAACATCGCCGAGGCGTGCGCGATGTCGGTCGAGGACGCCAGCCGCTTCTTCGACACGCTCGACCTGACGCCACGGGAGCGCATCATCGCCGAGCGGGTGCTCAAGGAGGTGCGCGTCCGGTTGAGGTTCCTGCTGGACGTGGGCCTGGACTACCTGACGCTGGATCGCGCCGCCGCGACCTTGGCCGGCGGTGAGGCGCAGCGCATCCGCCTGGCCACCCAGATCGGCTCGGGGCTCGTCGGGTGCCTGTACGTGCTCGACGAGCCGTCGATCGGCCTGCACCAGCGGGACAACGAGCGCCTGATCGAGACGCTGCTGCGCCTGCGCGACCTCGGCAACACCGTCATCGTCGTCGAGCACGACCGCGCGACCATTGACGCGGCCGACCACCTCGTCGACATCGGTCCGGGTGCAGGGGAGCACGGCGGGCACATCGTCCACTCGGGCTCGCTGGCGGGGCTGTGCGACAACGAGCGGTCGATCACCGGCGACTACCTGGCCGGACGGCGCAGCATCCCCGTGCCCAAGACGCGCCGCACGCCCTCGCGGGGCAGGTCGCTGGTCGTGCGGGGTGCCACCGAGCACAACCTGGACGGCATCGACGCGCGGTTCCCCCTGGGCCTGTTCGTCGCGGTCACCGGCGTGTCGGGATCCGGTAAGTCCACGCTGGTCAACGACATCCTCAAGACGCAGTTGATGCGCCACGTGTACGACGCGCGCGCCGTCCCCGGGCGGCATCGCCGGATCGACGGGCTGGAGCACGTCGACAAGGTCGTCGGCATCGACCAGACGCCCATCGGACGCACGCCACGGTCGAACCCGGCGACGTACACGAAGATGTTCGACCACATCCGAAAGCTGTTCGCGGCGACGACCGAGGCGAAGGTCCGCGGCTACCAGCCGGGGCGCTTCAGCTTCAACGTCAAGGGCGGCCGGTGCGAGGCCTGCGCGGGGGACGGCACGATCAAGATCGACATGCAGTTCCTGCCGGACGTCTACGTGCCGTGCGAGGTCTGCGGCGGGCGCCGGTACAGCCGCGAGACGCTCGAGGTGCGGTACCGGGGCCGCAACATCGGCGAGGTCCTCGACATGTCCGCCGAGGAGGCGCTGGGGTTCTTCCAGTCGCTGCCGACGATCGCGCACCACCTGCAGACGCTCGTCGACGTCGGCCTCGGCTACGTCCGTCTGGGACAGCCGGCCACGACGCTGAGCGGTGGGGAGGCGCAGCGCGTCAAGCTCGCCGCCGAGCTGCGCAAGCGGGCGACGGGCCAGACCGTCTACATCCTCGACGAGCCGACGACCGGGCTCCACTTCGAGGACGTCCGCCGGTTGCTGTCGGTGCTCCACCGCCTGGTCGACAAGGGCAACACGGTCATCGTCATCGAGCATGACCTCGACGTGGTCAAGACCGCGGACTGGATCATCGACCTCGGTCCGGAAGGTGGCAGCGGCGGCGGCAGGGTGGTCGCCGAAGGTCCGCCCGAGGACGTCGCTCGCGTCGGTGCCAGCTACACGGGCAAGTTCCTCCGCTCGTTGCTCGGCTGA
- a CDS encoding fasciclin domain-containing protein, with protein sequence MKRSLLLLGLLAAALLLLAACSSAEETGGTATEGGGAADASEPTDDTIVSEPALDETSEPAADAEGETSGQSLADVAADNPQLTQLVQALEAAGLTSALQDAGPLTVFAPNNDAFASLDRSDLTELLANPQQLGDILRYHVVEGAVTSSDMEDGQTLTTLEGSDLTVSVDGSTISVDGAEVVEPDIEAGNGVIHIINGVIRPPSS encoded by the coding sequence ATGAAGCGATCTCTCCTACTGCTGGGTCTGCTCGCGGCGGCGCTGCTGCTGCTCGCCGCCTGCTCGTCCGCCGAGGAGACCGGCGGTACGGCGACCGAGGGCGGTGGCGCGGCGGACGCCAGCGAGCCCACTGACGACACAATCGTGTCGGAGCCGGCGCTCGACGAGACCAGCGAGCCGGCGGCGGACGCCGAGGGGGAGACGTCTGGCCAGAGCCTCGCCGACGTCGCAGCCGACAACCCTCAGCTGACGCAGCTGGTCCAGGCGTTGGAGGCCGCGGGCCTGACCAGCGCGCTCCAGGACGCGGGCCCGTTGACGGTCTTCGCGCCGAACAATGACGCGTTCGCGAGCCTCGATCGGAGCGATCTGACGGAGCTGCTGGCCAACCCGCAGCAGCTCGGTGACATCCTCCGGTACCACGTGGTCGAGGGTGCCGTCACCTCCAGCGACATGGAGGACGGCCAGACGCTGACCACCCTGGAGGGCAGCGACCTGACCGTGAGCGTCGACGGTTCGACGATCTCGGTCGACGGAGCCGAGGTGGTGGAGCCCGACATCGAGGCGGGCAACGGGGTGATCCACATCATCAACGGGGTCATCCGACCTCCGTCGTCCTGA